One Amaranthus tricolor cultivar Red isolate AtriRed21 chromosome 10, ASM2621246v1, whole genome shotgun sequence genomic window carries:
- the LOC130826055 gene encoding probable U3 small nucleolar RNA-associated protein 11 isoform X1, whose protein sequence is MSSIRNAIPKRTYKERSQPASRKKFGFLEKHKDYVIRAREYHKKEETLRILKEKAANRNPDEFYFGMIRTKTINGVHRPESEANKYTPEELSLMKTQDIGYVLQKLQIEKKKVEKLKATLHNLDNQPSNRHIYFAEDREEANELQSKFSRNKELNTLGPIPKGIKRKMNASYKELEARMKRVEDLERVHAEMTLKKELQKKGRKHKLREDEIVCPTSKPVYKWRAERKR, encoded by the exons ATGTCATCTATAAGGAATGCAATCCCTAAAAGGACGTATAAGGAGCGATCTCAACC GGCTTCAAGGAAAAAGTTTGGGTTCCTTGAAAAGCACAAGGATTATGTTATTCGTGCTAGGGAATACCACAAAAAGGAGGAGACATTACGG ATACTCAAAGAGAAGGCTGCTAATAGGAACCCTGATGAATTCTATTTTGGCATGATCAGAACCAAAACAATTAATGGAGTACATAGACCTGA GAGCGAGGCAAACAAATATACACCAGAAGAACTTTCATTGATGAAGACACAAGACATTGGATATGTGCTTCAGAAACTACAAATTGAAAAGAAG AAAGTTGAAAAGCTTAAAGCTACGCTACACAATTTAGATAATCAGCCATCAAACAGACACATTTACTTTGCAGAAGACAG GGAAGAGGCGAATGAATTACAATCGAAGTTCTCACGGAACAAAGAGCTCAACACATTAGGACCTATACCTAAGGGGATCAAGAG AAAGATGAATGCTTCCTACAAGGAGCTCGAGGCTAGAATGAAAAGAGTTGAAGATTTGGAGAGAGTCCATGCAGAGATGACCTTGAAGAAAGAGCTACAG AAGAAGGGTAGGAAACACAAGTTACGGGAAGATGAGATTGTTTGCCCCACATCAAAGCCAGTATACAAGTGGCGAGCAGAACGTAAGCGATGA
- the LOC130826058 gene encoding probable U3 small nucleolar RNA-associated protein 11, which produces MFIFLRPKYQWFRKKVCVHVRASKKKFGFLEKHKDYVIRAREYHKKEETLRILKEKAANRNPDEFYFGMIRTKTINGVHRPESEANKYTPEELSLMKTQDIGYVLQKLQIEKKKVEKLRATLHNLDNQPSNRHIYFAEDRFEEANELLSKSPQNKEPNTLGSIPVAIKRKMNASYKELEARMKRVEDLKRVHAEMTLQKELQKKGRKRKLREDEIVCPTSKPVYKWRAKRKR; this is translated from the exons ATGTTCATCTTCTTAAGACCTAAGTATCAAT GGTTTAGGAAGAAAGTTTGTGTTCATGTCAGGGCTTCAAAGAAAAAGTTTGGATTCCTTGAAAAGCACAAGGATTATGTTATTCGTGCTAGAGAATACCACAAAAAGGAGGAGACATTACGG ATACTCAAAGAGAAGGCTGCTAATAGGAACCCTGATGAATTCTATTTTGGCATGATCAGAACCAAAACAATTAATGGAGTACATAGACCTGA GAGCGAGGCAAACAAATATACACCAGAAGAACTTTCATTGATGAAGACACAAGACATTGGATATGTGCTTCAGAAACTACAAATTGAAAAGAAG AAAGTTGAAAAGCTTAGAGCTACGCTACACAATTTAGATAATCAGCCATCAAACAGACACATTTACTTTGCAGAAGACAGGTTT GAAGAGGCGAATGAATTACTATCAAAGTCCCCACAGAACAAAGAGCCTAACACATTAGGATCTATACCTGTCGCTATCAAGAG AAAGATGAATGCTTCCTACAAGGAGCTCGAGGCTAGAATGAAAAGAGTTGAAGATTTGAAGAGAGTCCATGCAGAGATGACCTTGCAGAAAGAACTACAG AAGAAGGGTAGGAAACGCAAGTTACGTGAAGATGAGATTGTTTGCCCCACATCGAAGCCAGTATACAAGTGGCGAGCAAAACGTAAGCGATGA
- the LOC130826053 gene encoding ABSCISIC ACID-INSENSITIVE 5-like protein 2 — MGTQTMGSQGGIGDSSFTKVPTLPRQGSLYSLTLDEVENQLGNLGKPLSSMNLDELLRNVRNVWTVETGGSSNIDDGVQNLNQGAPGPSLNRQSSFNLSGDLSKKTVDEVWREIQQVKKSSQERNPERQNTLGEMTLEEFLVEAGVVMDVVGGGGNGNGVEAGNVDPNGGRHSNVPQHGQWMPYQLLPQQQHHSMMTMFMPGHGHHVPQPLAMSGGALPDSAYPDAQLAVSTTPLMGTVSDTQAISRKRHAPGDVVERTVERRQKRMIKNRESAARSRARKQAYTHELENKVSRLEEENERLRRMREIEKALPSVPPPQPKFQLRRTSSAPL; from the exons ATGGGTACACAAACAATGGGATCTCAAGGTGGTATTGGTGATTCTTCATTTACAAAGGTTCCAACTTTACCTAGACAAGGCTCTTTGTATAGTCTTACACTTGATGAGGTTGAAAATCAGTTGGGAAATTTGGGAAAACCTTTAAGTAGCATGAATCTTGATGAACTTCTTAGGAATGTGAGGAATGTGTGGACAGTGGAAACCGGGGGAAGTAGTAATATTGATGATGGTGTTCAAAATCTTAATCAAGGAGCTCCTGGACCGTCGCTTAATCGACAATCGAGTTTTAATTTATCCGGGGATTTAAGTAAGAAGACGGTTGATGAAGTGTGGAGGGAGATTCAACAGGTTAAGAAGAGTAGTCAGGAGAGGAATCCTGAGAGGCAAAATACATTGGGGGAGATGACATTGGAGGAATTCTTGGTTGAAGCCGGGGTTGTTATGGATGTCGTAGGTGGTGGTGGAAATGGGAATGGGGTTGAAGCCGGGAATGTTGATCCGAATGGTGGGCGACACTCGAATGTTCCGCAACATGGTCAGTGGATGCCATACCAGCTGCTTCCGCAACAGCAGCATCATAGTATGATGACAATGTTTATGCCGGGACATGGACATCATGTCCCGCAACCTCTTGCTATGAGTGGGGGAGCACTTCCGGATAGTGCTTATCCGGATGCTCAACTGGCGGTTTCGACTACTCCTTTGATGGGAACGGTGTCGGATACGCAGGCTATTAGTCGGAAAAGGCATGCTCCTGGTGATGTGGTTGAGAGGACGGTTGAAAGGAGGCAGAAACGGATGATTAAGAATAGGGAATCTGCTGCACGTTCACGAGCTAGGAAACAG GCATATACCCATGAGTTGGAAAACAAAGTTTCACGGCTAGAAGAGGAGAACGAGAGGCTACGAAGAATGAGG GAGATAGAGAAGGCGTTGCCAAGTGTTCCTCCTCCACAGCCCAAGTTCCAACTTAGACGAACAAGTTCAGCGCCTCTCTAG
- the LOC130826055 gene encoding probable U3 small nucleolar RNA-associated protein 11 isoform X2, translated as MSSIRNAIPKRTYKERSQPASRKKFGFLEKHKDYVIRAREYHKKEETLRILKEKAANRNPDEFYFGMIRTKTINGVHRPESEANKYTPEELSLMKTQDIGYVLQKLQIEKKKVEKLKATLHNLDNQPSNRHIYFAEDREEANELQSKFSRNKELNTLGPIPKGIKRQIVQGSRKGIEDIHSQVLNQK; from the exons ATGTCATCTATAAGGAATGCAATCCCTAAAAGGACGTATAAGGAGCGATCTCAACC GGCTTCAAGGAAAAAGTTTGGGTTCCTTGAAAAGCACAAGGATTATGTTATTCGTGCTAGGGAATACCACAAAAAGGAGGAGACATTACGG ATACTCAAAGAGAAGGCTGCTAATAGGAACCCTGATGAATTCTATTTTGGCATGATCAGAACCAAAACAATTAATGGAGTACATAGACCTGA GAGCGAGGCAAACAAATATACACCAGAAGAACTTTCATTGATGAAGACACAAGACATTGGATATGTGCTTCAGAAACTACAAATTGAAAAGAAG AAAGTTGAAAAGCTTAAAGCTACGCTACACAATTTAGATAATCAGCCATCAAACAGACACATTTACTTTGCAGAAGACAG GGAAGAGGCGAATGAATTACAATCGAAGTTCTCACGGAACAAAGAGCTCAACACATTAGGACCTATACCTAAGGGGATCAAGAG ACAAATAGTGCAGGGAAGCAGAAAAGGCATAGAAGACATTCATTCACAAGTATTGAACCAGAAGTAG
- the LOC130826056 gene encoding probable U3 small nucleolar RNA-associated protein 11, with product MSSIRNAIPKRTYKERSQPASRKKFGFLEKHKDYVIRAREYHKKEETLRILKEKAANRNPDEFYFGMIRTKTINGVHRPESEANKYTPEELSLMKTQDIGYVLQKLQIEKKKVEKLKATLHNLDNQPSNRHIYFAEDRFVIESFGFGGVAEQELFFSSCRLSELFPFQFYFWFNTCE from the exons ATGTCATCTATAAGGAATGCAATCCCTAAAAGGACGTATAAGGAGCGATCTCAACC GGCTTCAAGGAAAAAGTTTGGGTTCCTTGAAAAGCACAAGGATTATGTTATTCGTGCTAGGGAATACCACAAAAAGGAGGAGACATTACGG ATACTCAAAGAGAAGGCTGCTAATAGGAACCCTGATGAATTCTATTTTGGCATGATCAGAACCAAAACAATTAATGGAGTACATAGACCTGA GAGCGAGGCAAACAAATATACACCAGAAGAACTTTCATTGATGAAGACACAAGACATTGGATATGTGCTTCAGAAACTACAAATTGAAAAGAAG AAAGTTGAAAAGCTTAAAGCTACGCTACACAATTTAGATAATCAGCCATCAAACAGACACATTTACTTTGCAGAAGACAGGTTTGTGATTGAATCATTTGGTTTTGGGGGAGTAGCTGAGCAGGaactatttttttcttcatGTAGATTGTCAGAACTGTTTCCTTTTCAATTCTACTTCTGGTTCAATACTTGTGAATGA
- the LOC130826057 gene encoding ABSCISIC ACID-INSENSITIVE 5-like protein 2, giving the protein MMTMFMPGHGHHVPQPLAMTGGALPDSAYPDAQLAVSPTPLMGTVSDTQAIGRKRHASGDVVERMVERRQKRMIKNRESAARSRPRKQAYTHELKNKVLRLEAEIERLQRMREAEKVLPSVPPPQPKFKLRRTSSAPL; this is encoded by the exons ATGATGACAATGTTTATGCCAGGACATGGACATCATGTCCCGCAACCACTCGCTATGACTGGTGGAGCACTACCGGATAGTGCTTACCCGGATGCTCAACTAGCGGTTTCGCCTACTCCTTTGATGGGAACGGTGTCAGATACGCAGGCAATTGGTCGTAAAAGGCATGCTTCTGGTGATGTGGTTGAGAGGATGGTTGAAAGGAGGCAGAAACGGATGATTAAGAATCGGGAATCTGCTGCACGTTCACGACCTAGGAAACAG GCATATACCCATGAGTTGAAAAACAAAGTTTTACGGCTAGAAGCGGAGATCGAGAGGCTACAAAGGATGAGG GAGGCGGAGAAGGTGTTGCCAAGTGTTCCCCCTCCTCAGCCCAAGTTCAAGCTTAGACGAACAAGTTCAGCGCCTCTCTAG